GAAGAACAGATAAAAATAATGTCTGCTTCCAGTGTTGTTACACTTTTAGCTTAGCTAGAATAATGAGTTTTAATCCTGGATGTGTAATTCAAGAGAACTTAAACCAAATATATATTGCAAGGCTACAGAATAATGGGGAAAGAAGTTTCGTATCAGCCATGAGACTGGCAGGGAGAAATGTGGATTTCAAAATTCATAAAGTGTTGTGACCCTACCATGTCCCTAAGAACCTTTGGCTTTTGTCCTTTTATAAGATCTCCATTGAGTGAGTAGATAAGTAAAAGAAtctcaaatatttattcatttaagtaGTTATAATACTATAATATCAGTGAAATACATAGCATAGCACAATACATTGGAAGTCTTGACACAAAATGTTTCTGGTAAATGACAATCCATGGGAAGATGCTTGCACATTCATGCATATTGCAGCAATAGTAACAGAGCTAAGGTGTAGAACTTGCCTACACACccatcaacagataaatggaaaagaaaacatattatATTCATGGGATGGGGTTTTaatcagagaggaagagagtgaaaTTGTGCCTTTTTCAGGAAAATGGGCTGAACTGGACTTTATCTTGTAAAGCAAAATAATTCAGgtttaaaaagacaaacaaataagTTTTCTCATATAAAGAATATAGACATAAGTGTGAATTGAAATGAAATGCATAGATAATATGGAAATAAAAGGCAACtgtgagaacagaaagaaatctaCTAAAGGGAAGTAGGTAAGGGGACAAGAAAAAATACAGACAAATATGGTCTGTTATGCAACTTTACATATgggtgagtgtgcatatgtgcattgtGTAAGCATATAAGTGCGTACATGcacttgtatgcatgtgtgcccacatgtgtgtgtgtatgcatgtgcacatgtttgtgtgatATATGAAAGCAAAAGAGGGTtatttggagaaagaaagaaacaaatagaagggaggaggagagacaagGGAGAGACAAGGAAAGGTTGTGTGAGACTGAAACCAAAGAAAATGATACATCTGTATAAAATTGTCATAAACTATTTTATGTGCCCACTGCAAGGTAGAACAGattcagaaagaaaattttataattttccctCTCATGTAATTCAAGCACACATGTGTTTGTGACATTAAGTTAGAAGAAGGACTATTAAGGAAGTAGAGGAAACTATCAGAGGAGAAATGGAGACTAGAAGAGGGTAATGGGGAAGATGGTCAAAGCACTTGATACACTGAATGAAAATAATATTACAAACACATCAGTAAAGCAAATATACACTAATAGAACATTGAACTTAATATTATATTAAAAGTTTAGCATTCGTGAAGAAATCATGAGGTTCCACCTAGCTTAAAGTTTAAATGGAAAGATAAATACACCCTTTTAAGTGTAAGTATAATTCCGTAGAGTAGAGTAAGCAATTTGTCAGGGGACTTCCTAGTCAGAGCACTTGTATACATGGAATTCACATTGATATAATCCGATCCCTCATCTAACTGCAATAGCAAACttgcttttctctttaattttgccTACTTGTTTGAAAGCCCCATCTTTTTTTCCATGCCAGGTAGGGTTAGATAACAGTGATCAAGACTGTGAGGGAAGGGAGGCATGTATCATGGGCCAGCCAGTGTGAGGTGGCTGGAAGATGCTCATTAAACTTTCATCTGAAGCTAAGATGATGTCTAACCTCCATCACTTCATAAGGATAGGAATGCAATCCATCTTTGCTTTTGTCACCACAGATTCCACACTCCTGAGATGAACTCAGTCTCCCCCATCTTTAATAACCATCCACTACACTTGAATAATTTCTTTGGACCATGTTCTCCACCCTTCTCCAAAGGAAGCCTCCACATTGAACAAAAGAAATTATGCCTTTTCCCACATACTCTAGGGCACTGTTCCAAGTTAACAGTATCAGAATAAGTGAGGGAAATTATTCAAACACAAACTGCTATGTCCACTCTCCAGAATCTCTGTTTCTTAGACTTAGAGAAGAGTCCCTGGACATGGCATGGCCCACAAACTTCCAGGTGTGGTTCATGATGCTGGTATGAGAGTCACAAACTGAAAACTGTGTTTCCAAACACTTAGTGCTATTGTCCTATCACTCTTACCTTACACACAACACTTAGTACCTGGAAAGTTTTCAGATACCCACTAAACTTTGTAAGCTATAATCATCAAGTTCTTACTTAATTCACTTCTCATTTGGTAAGATGAATATGGAGCCAAATTGTGTTCTCTGAAATGCTAAGTGGTATTATTATGTTGTTTATTGGACCATAACTGGAGAGTTTAGATTCCAAACttttctgagaaaatattttGTCTCAGGCAATTTTTTTCTGGGAAGACCTAAATGTTCCCTTCTCCCTTTCATCCTGAAGGAAACACTCTACCAAACCTGTCTGTCAGTTTTCAGGAGCTATTCCCTACCACCTAATATAGCATACCTTTATTTCTACAAATATATATCAACACCAAACCTCCATAGGACTATTCTCTATTCAAATTTTCCACCTCattttttgtgatttttaaaatcccCTGTGTTCAAGCCACTTTGCCTGCAGGACTCTGTtattcctaaaataaataaataaataaataaccagcaCTTTTCAGGGCATCAGCTGCTGCTTCTACATCTTTTGACATGTATATCTGTTCATTTAACAATGTGTTATGCTCACCATTATAACATTCTCAGAAATTAACAGAAGGACTCTCACAGTCATTGGCCAATAACTAAGTTTACCATTGTATCAATTAAAttattctctttttccttccttttattggatattttctttatttacacttcaaatgttatcccctttcccagtttccccacaCCCCGAATTACTCTTTTATTGATTCCAATAAAGTCACAAAATTCCAAAATCACAGCTATTGAAAGCTTCAGGCCTCTACTTTGTTTCAGCAATATTCTTAAATTTAGCAGGCAAGTTTTAGTCTCTTCTCTTACAGAGCTCTCTCAGGTTCTGCCACATTCCTCAGGTCTGAGATTTATGGAAGACTTTGAGCATCCCTTTGCGGATCTCCTTGGTCTTCACGCTATAGATGATGGGGTTGAGCATGGGAGGTACGAATAGATAGACATTGGACATCATAACATGAACAACAGCTGGAGCACTTTTCCAGAAGCGGTGGATCATGGAGACAGCAATTATGGGAACATAAAATGCCAGTACTGCACAGATGTGTGATATACAGGTGTTGAGTGCCTTGAGTCGCTGTTCGTGTGATGCAATAACCAACACAGCTCTCAAGATCAGTGCATAAGACAGAAGGATAAAAACTGAGTCCACACCATATGTGAAAATTACCACAAAGAGCCCATAGATATTGTTAACATGGATGTCTCCACATGCCACTTTCATCAGATCTGGATGGAGGCAATATGAATGGTGTAGCACATTGCCCTTGCAAAAGGGCAATCTTTTTacaagaaaggggaaaggaaagagggtaGTGAAACTTTTTGCAAGGATACCCAGACCCATAGCCAGGATGCGGCTATTGGTAAGCACAGTGGAATAGCGTAGTGGGTCACAGATAGCCACAAAACGATCAAAGCTCATGGCAAGTAGTATGCCCGATTCCATGAAAGAAAACGTGTGAATGAAGAACATCTGTACCAGACAGGCATCAAAATCAACATGGCGGTAATTGAAACAGAAGGTAGCAAGTACGGTAGGAAGTGTAGATAGGGACACTCCCAAGTCATTGAGAGAGAGCATAGAGAGGAAATAGTACATGGGTTGGTGTAGAGGAGGTTCCCGAATGACCAGAGCAAGGATACTGAGGTTGCCTGCAATGGAGATGAAATAGAGGAAACAGAAAATCAGGGCAATCCAAGCTTGGCCTGTGTTCATCCCAGGAATGCCTGTCAGCTGTAGTGTGGCTGGCTGGAAGGGAGTACCATTCAAGCCTAGCATGGTAGGCAGATGAGAGAAGACAGATGAGGATTAGGCCCAAGAGAGGACGTAAAGGaagttcttccctttccttctttcagatGTCCTGTCTCCAACACAAAATGTCAGGGATAAAATATATGTGCCTAGATTCTGCCCTGTCTACTAGACTATTAGGTTTTTTATATAATTGATCATATCTTCATTTATTTCTCTACTGCCAGGCCCAGTATATGCCTGAGAACAGAGGGAAGCTCTATGAAGAGCTGATGATCAAATGCAGACTACATGCACAAAGCCCATTACCATTAGATACAATATCCTACCACTTCTTCATATACTCCAGATATCATATACTTAGAATTGGAGAGAAAAATAGAACTTAAAATAGACTAAACAAGAAAATAGCCTGGCCTTTGGGAACTTCCCAGTTGATATCATAGATAAACTACATGCAGCCACAAACTTCAGATCAAATAACCTTTAACCAGACTTTGCCTCAACCTTCCAGTGCTATGGTCATCCTAAAATTGtcaacacaaaaattaaaattctaactCTCAAATCTTAAATTCAATGATTTTCTATTTCCCAGTTAGACCTCTAATGCTTGTGCGCTGTTTAGGAAACACTATAattgctttgttttctctggtTTATTTTTATATCCTTCCTGATACACTCCCTACTGAGACAGTTCCCCTGatctctgcctttcttttctttgaaatccACATGGTAAAGCactaacataaaaaaataaaataaaactataaccAGGCCCATCtaaccaaagaaataaaacatttgattgaagtta
This Mus musculus strain C57BL/6J chromosome 7, GRCm38.p6 C57BL/6J DNA region includes the following protein-coding sequences:
- the Olfr640 gene encoding olfactory receptor 640, whose product is MLGLNGTPFQPATLQLTGIPGMNTGQAWIALIFCFLYFISIAGNLSILALVIREPPLHQPMYYFLSMLSLNDLGVSLSTLPTVLATFCFNYRHVDFDACLVQMFFIHTFSFMESGILLAMSFDRFVAICDPLRYSTVLTNSRILAMGLGILAKSFTTLFPFPFLVKRLPFCKGNVLHHSYCLHPDLMKVACGDIHVNNIYGLFVVIFTYGVDSVFILLSYALILRAVLVIASHEQRLKALNTCISHICAVLAFYVPIIAVSMIHRFWKSAPAVVHVMMSNVYLFVPPMLNPIIYSVKTKEIRKGMLKVFHKSQT